The following coding sequences are from one Wenzhouxiangella sp. AB-CW3 window:
- a CDS encoding ECF-type sigma factor: MQEHSQAGEVTRLLQDWQRGYAGADERLWSIVYFDLKNLARSALRDSGRDARHDATSLVNKAYLRLVGADVDWNDRRHFFLIAARAMRFILADEARHQLARKRGDGQVVSLEAEAPALSDHGIGNPAEVLAIHQLLDRLAEVRPRHEQLVELRYFAGLTVPETARILQITPRTVVRDWQAVRIWLLDKLRL, from the coding sequence ATGCAGGAGCACTCTCAAGCTGGCGAAGTCACGCGCCTGTTGCAGGACTGGCAGCGTGGCTATGCCGGAGCGGATGAACGACTCTGGTCGATTGTCTATTTCGATCTGAAGAACCTGGCACGCAGTGCGCTGCGTGACAGCGGCCGCGACGCGCGTCATGACGCCACCAGCCTGGTCAACAAGGCCTACCTGCGCCTGGTCGGAGCAGATGTTGATTGGAATGATCGCCGGCACTTCTTTCTCATCGCCGCGCGCGCTATGCGCTTCATTCTTGCCGACGAGGCGCGCCACCAGTTGGCCCGGAAGCGAGGTGACGGCCAGGTCGTGTCGCTGGAAGCTGAGGCACCCGCCTTGTCCGATCACGGCATCGGCAATCCGGCCGAGGTTCTCGCCATTCATCAGTTACTCGATCGGCTGGCCGAAGTCCGCCCGCGCCACGAGCAGCTGGTGGAACTGCGCTACTTCGCCGGGCTGACGGTTCCCGAAACAGCCCGGATACTGCAGATCACGCCGCGCACGGTGGTACGCGACTGGCAGGCCGTTCGTATCTGGCTACTCGACAAGTTGCGGCTGTAG
- a CDS encoding serine/threonine-protein kinase → MSKRRKPQQEAPPGGGSELQVDEALLLAAGMDPLERRDYLAAVDRDHPELAQELRRRLKAVSEMSTTFLDYPAAERLTNPQLAGAGAPSAKTLSPEQRYSLGPCLGTGGMGQVFRARDQHLDREVALKLLNHDAPEVRDLFLREARHQARVRHPHVLDVYDSGELEGRPFVSMRLVDGRSLAEIGPLLPLEQKVRLLVQAAKGLHAAHRAGLLHRDVKPSNILVEALSDGELRALVTDFGLAVEIRDTLAGAADPVAGSPQYIAPERLNPDSAPEDRRADVYSLGVTMYRVLTGSLPLDADNTVDMLRQSREAAIVPPGKRIADFPADLEAVILRCMARDPAERYASARAVADELIRFLDGEVVEAYAASLAFRLTRWLLRNRAVAALAGVALCALVGATIAVSVFALRADAARERAELRQAQAEGLIRFTVVDLHDKLDELGRLDVLADVGDAARAYFAAVPETDLSPAEKLQQSRMLYQIARVQIRQGRLNSASAALEQSLQLAEHLSRLNPEHNERRFELAQSHFWAGYLAWQRGSLGSARPHFERYLVLATKLVEGEPDNLKWQQELAHAHSNLGSLQRAENDLEAALKQFQATLAIDQQLADADPDDAEARSELAASHNMVGTVLQDLGRLDIAGEHLATSMQLRRELSERDHENPRYRDLLGTSHNDFGVHLGLVGQWSEAKTHFQQAHELFAELTGHDPKNVQWQFKLAWSHINLARAHLIDRDSTTAADELGHARRLVTDLLEQDDPHAWRRTGAVIDYHLALLDLLHGRSQSEAIEPALEALKALAAERPGDLSVHRWLVQTHLVAGALAASPAKARSAWKRAEQTIGTLARDGNDIRLILPWKTALKCLGQDQPVPVVGARTLIDVEPGLDQICPATSHERQHEENPI, encoded by the coding sequence ATGAGCAAGCGAAGAAAGCCGCAGCAGGAGGCGCCGCCCGGGGGAGGCAGTGAACTCCAGGTTGATGAGGCACTGCTGCTGGCGGCCGGCATGGATCCTCTGGAGCGAAGAGACTATCTGGCCGCTGTCGATCGAGACCATCCTGAGCTCGCGCAGGAGCTGCGGCGACGCCTCAAGGCAGTCAGTGAAATGTCGACCACGTTTCTGGACTACCCGGCGGCGGAACGCCTGACGAATCCACAGCTCGCCGGTGCCGGGGCGCCGTCGGCGAAGACCCTGTCGCCCGAGCAACGATACTCCCTTGGCCCCTGCCTGGGTACGGGCGGCATGGGACAGGTCTTTCGGGCCAGGGATCAGCATCTGGACCGGGAGGTGGCACTGAAGCTGCTCAACCACGACGCCCCGGAAGTGCGTGACCTGTTCCTGCGCGAGGCGCGCCACCAGGCCCGGGTGCGCCATCCACACGTACTTGATGTTTACGACAGCGGTGAACTGGAGGGCCGACCCTTTGTCTCGATGCGGCTGGTCGATGGCCGGTCACTGGCCGAGATCGGGCCATTGCTCCCCCTGGAACAGAAAGTCCGCTTGCTGGTTCAGGCGGCAAAAGGCCTGCACGCGGCTCATCGGGCCGGCCTGCTCCATCGAGACGTGAAGCCGTCGAACATCCTCGTTGAAGCCCTGTCCGACGGCGAACTGCGGGCCCTGGTGACGGATTTCGGCCTGGCGGTGGAAATCCGCGATACGCTTGCCGGCGCCGCCGACCCAGTCGCCGGATCACCCCAGTACATCGCGCCGGAACGTCTGAACCCGGATTCGGCGCCTGAAGACCGTCGCGCCGATGTCTATAGCCTGGGCGTGACCATGTACCGCGTGCTGACCGGCAGCCTGCCACTGGACGCCGACAACACCGTGGACATGCTGCGCCAATCCCGGGAAGCCGCCATCGTGCCGCCAGGCAAACGCATCGCCGACTTTCCGGCCGATCTGGAAGCTGTCATTCTGCGCTGCATGGCCCGTGATCCTGCCGAGCGCTACGCCTCGGCCCGGGCGGTGGCCGACGAACTCATACGCTTTCTGGACGGTGAGGTGGTGGAAGCCTATGCCGCCAGTCTGGCGTTCCGGCTGACCCGATGGCTGTTGCGCAACCGTGCAGTCGCCGCTCTGGCTGGGGTGGCCCTGTGCGCACTGGTCGGGGCAACGATTGCCGTCAGTGTATTCGCGCTGCGTGCCGACGCAGCGCGCGAGCGGGCCGAGTTGCGCCAGGCCCAGGCCGAGGGGCTGATCCGTTTTACCGTTGTCGATCTGCATGACAAGCTTGATGAACTGGGCCGACTGGATGTGCTGGCCGACGTGGGCGATGCCGCCCGAGCCTACTTTGCAGCCGTCCCGGAAACCGATCTCAGCCCCGCTGAGAAGTTGCAGCAATCCCGCATGCTGTACCAGATTGCGAGGGTACAGATCCGCCAGGGACGGCTTAATTCGGCCTCCGCGGCACTGGAACAGTCGCTCCAACTTGCCGAACACCTTTCAAGACTCAACCCCGAGCACAATGAACGGCGTTTCGAGCTTGCCCAGAGCCACTTCTGGGCTGGCTACCTGGCCTGGCAGCGTGGCAGTCTGGGCAGCGCCAGGCCACATTTCGAGCGCTACCTGGTCCTTGCCACAAAGTTGGTCGAAGGGGAACCCGACAATCTGAAATGGCAGCAAGAACTGGCTCATGCTCACAGCAATCTGGGCTCACTGCAGCGCGCCGAGAACGACCTGGAAGCCGCCCTGAAGCAGTTCCAGGCCACACTGGCCATCGACCAGCAACTTGCGGATGCCGATCCGGACGATGCGGAAGCGCGGTCGGAACTGGCCGCGAGTCACAATATGGTCGGTACGGTCCTGCAGGATCTGGGTCGATTGGACATCGCGGGCGAGCACCTGGCCACCAGCATGCAACTCCGTCGAGAACTGTCTGAGCGGGACCATGAGAATCCGCGTTATCGCGATCTGCTCGGCACCAGTCACAACGACTTCGGCGTACACCTCGGCCTGGTGGGACAGTGGAGCGAAGCCAAGACTCATTTCCAGCAGGCCCACGAGCTGTTTGCCGAACTGACAGGACACGATCCCAAAAACGTCCAGTGGCAGTTCAAACTGGCCTGGAGTCACATCAATCTTGCTCGCGCACACCTGATCGATCGGGACTCGACGACCGCGGCGGACGAGCTCGGCCACGCACGGCGTCTGGTCACCGACTTGCTGGAGCAGGATGATCCGCACGCCTGGCGCCGCACAGGTGCAGTGATCGATTACCACCTGGCCCTGTTGGATCTCTTGCACGGCCGCTCGCAATCCGAGGCTATCGAGCCAGCCCTGGAAGCTCTGAAAGCGCTGGCCGCCGAACGCCCCGGCGACCTGTCCGTCCATCGCTGGCTCGTCCAGACCCACCTGGTAGCGGGCGCGCTGGCTGCTTCACCGGCAAAAGCGCGGTCTGCC